Below is a window of Nicotiana tabacum cultivar K326 chromosome 19, ASM71507v2, whole genome shotgun sequence DNA.
CGGGGTTAAGAACGAAAAAACTAAGGCTTAAAGATAGGGAAGAACTTATTTTCACAACTGTGCATGATTAAATTTTGAAattacttttattattatatgCCGAAGTTCAAATTGCTcctattttactttttttcttttactttgaaATCTAATTCTGTTTGTCACctactattttattttaattatcagaaatttattatttttttagtgtGAACATTGGCAACTTATTGAAGTTACCTGATATAATTTGTTAATAGTAGCTGTTAATAACATTTGATTTTGAAGAAAGTATCTGAAAGAGAAATAATTTAATAGAGTATTTATTTTTGCAATTAAACTTGAACGTCAAAATATAAGGCATAAGGTGAAGTTTAACATTTACACAGTTAAAAGTAACTGTATCTTCGTGGTGGCCCGACCAAGTCCAGAGCAGCCTCTCCTGCTCGTGCCGCAAACTGAGCACGAATTTGAGCTGCAATAATCTGCTGATGAGCTTCATTAGCTGCATTTATCATCTCCAATGtttgatttggatttggatttgtgttcggattttgatttggaATTGGACGCTGCTGTCTCGGGAACACACCAACTTCAGGACTAATTGCACAGTATAAATGAGATGCAAAATCACAACCAGCGCAGTAGTAAAGCCAATTGTCGCAGTTCATTATTACATTGCAGACATCACAAATATATACGATACTCTTATCATCGTAAGGAGAACCGAAGTGGAGCTCCAATTGATGTGGATGTTCGTCAATAAGTATTGAGCTTGGACAAGATGCACATTGCAAGTGGATATCGAATTCGCAACAAGCACAGCTAAAGCAGAATCCATTACCAGCAGAGCCACAAGCTGTGCAAATATAGGAACGGATCGAGTAAGTTGGAATTGGGAGAAGAGTCAAAGGATGGGAAGAATGAGATGAATGATTGAGAAAACGAGGAGCGTTAAAGCAGTTTTCATGAAGGAAATATTGACAGCTATTGCAGCCATAGAATGGCTTATTACTAATGTTTTTTCGCTCACAAGCATTGCAAGTGAGAGTTTCAGCTTCAGTTGGATTCACAATTTTCAGGATATGGGAGTGGCTGAAGTGTTGTTTACCTTGATTTGTTGAATCTGTACTCTGATTCTGTCTTCCCATTGATTTTCCTTGTAATTATACTGAAATAAGGAGTAATCAATAAGAGGGTGGTACAGTAGAAGTATTGGAGAGCTAGCAAGTTCAGTGATTACACTAATTCGTagtatttttatttatagttattTAACTAATAGCAACTTAGCCACGTTGTTTCCTTCGACGACTTTGCTTTCATTTTTTCCCCCTTTATTAAGTCGTCTATTGGAATAACTTGGCCAATTGCGACGCAGATGTCTATTTAAACAGCTGTAGAATATTATCCAATGGTTACGAAAATTAAATGGCATATTTTGACTTTGACTAAACTTTACCTTCTTGTTTGTTTTTTGAAGTCAATGCTTGAAAAGACTGATTGGTGAAGGATGTATTCACCACTGCttaatttcctttttcatttttcttcttagTTCTCTCTGGCTTTATAGGTAGTAGTGCGTGATACGAATAGTAAGTTCAATCCACCGCAATTTCGGCAAATTGGTAACTTTGGAAGTCAACAATATTGAGAGTCATGGAATTCGGTGGCAGTCCACATTTAGACTTATTCTAATCTGTAATTCACATTTGAACTTCGTTCTTGTTAGGATTTTGTCGGATTTACTTTCCATATTTAAATTTTACCTTTTCTTGaaggaagaaaaataatataccataattaatttttacttttatgaaaaaaaatattgagCTCTTTTATATTTGACAGATAGAAAAGTCTGTCATGTTCTGTATATGCAGAACTTGAATACTCTTTTATGAAAACAACACGACTATAGTTGACAAAGCATATAAAAGCTATTTTCGCAAAAGCCTCTCAGCCAACAATCTCTTATAAGTGCTTTTACTACTGTAAAACTGGCCTTAGGCATACAATTATCCATATTATAAGAAGAATATAAT
It encodes the following:
- the LOC142173897 gene encoding protein VACUOLELESS GAMETOPHYTES-like, with the protein product MGRQNQSTDSTNQGKQHFSHSHILKIVNPTEAETLTCNACERKNISNKPFYGCNSCQYFLHENCFNAPRFLNHSSHSSHPLTLLPIPTYSIRSYICTACGSAGNGFCFSCACCEFDIHLQCASCPSSILIDEHPHQLELHFGSPYDDKSIVYICDVCNVIMNCDNWLYYCAGCDFASHLYCAISPEVGVFPRQQRPIPNQNPNTNPNPNQTLEMINAANEAHQQIIAAQIRAQFAARAGEAALDLVGPPRRYSYF